From Neorickettsia helminthoeca str. Oregon, one genomic window encodes:
- a CDS encoding type IV secretion system protein yields the protein MRKVIALILLLFLFNGCDIECVYPGDGINANLSKIDVPAYSSGMDPKKVETLWIDSGVTIHPGIEAIVSVSGEIDLCGKVFNTSEYEECPDWNCSIVEVSNIFCVLNSPSPGIYNPSNLRDPKNKRPLCDNTKVDTDGYYVNTNLGLSPGEKVLFEPVPVLEVDLLDCANIPQDFTWYTNDDFKDSKNKDILSKSGKKLDPISICKEGVDLEVKRGNTMIPLQIPAATTDGLKYSAIVDNGYTPRSNRVIVGESTGGWIDAAEVDMRFAIPSILSDSSFCNVAFGDQSSLDPRKEMKQMSPEYKYFSQSTGCDKTKIAQLKRFNTYKVNRMCGNLKSDGPYGNGIYSIRYDEIVDPSNPCFRGRRRNNSGAERAWADLLVAKIGKPRSSRFTLQTFNDEAQQCIYSTGNGSNTAANVKKCIDINQYNGKIPSLELYEWYTVPDNVAPGSPLLMGIAGKPGLYSKNIYSGYRIRVRKSCSHQNGENLYIYIGNTPPTVAPGPGQSNVHSLHFKSDAKKRAVINPDSVDPGTYSISLKGSGKVYLGVYGASTSSVAAAVKTGKYLISDDNKYRVEITTEEWYPNFSGPFQEIYKRIMRLFYGRSDIGTTGLPRSDGIIVQIYKLVAERLAPSVQPFIVLYLITYGLSFLLGIIRDPRSDVVMRVAKIAFILLLVSDYSWHFFGETIFNLFINSSNELIYYFTGNLSGKYAPDNTFEFLDRTAGVILTNQFWLRMLALFLAGPAGWLVMAIILWGVFLFFSCIIEAMIVYLMILIATGLLFLLAPLFIAFLLFQRTKPLFEGWLKMLISFALRPIFIFGTLALLNAIMMAALYGINNFGVCPGCILSTDIFGDDLCIIRSLVPLGFDAEMMIEGRVPLVTGEARTHFMGLPLSFIVVIVFLLVAHAMKSFLKITDSMVDMITNTMMGYTGSAGGGSPSDAGHQAYQAMLSVVGMDDATQSEIKRAVGGYARSKRNIELKAVEPGKVGQVDNKAPDNDGADGVPRKDVEGKPDVKLEAADKGKTIENPIYESGDPVQGAESTENPYSLRGAEGQEEPIYATVDKPKTGEGMVENPIYESGDPVQGAESTENPYSLRGAEGQEEPIYATVDKPKTGEGMVENPIYESGDPVQGAESTENPYSLRGAEGQEEPIYATVDKPKTGEGMVENPIYESGDPVQGAESTENPYSLRGAEGQEEPIYATVDKPKTGEGMVENPIYESGDPVQGAESTENPQKDSQEGDGDDEGK from the coding sequence ATGCGTAAGGTAATAGCGTTGATTTTGTTACTGTTCCTGTTTAATGGCTGTGACATCGAGTGTGTATACCCTGGTGATGGTATAAACGCGAATCTGTCTAAAATTGATGTCCCAGCTTATTCGAGCGGAATGGATCCAAAGAAAGTTGAAACTTTATGGATTGATTCCGGAGTGACAATTCATCCCGGCATCGAAGCAATCGTCTCTGTCAGTGGAGAAATAGATCTTTGTGGAAAAGTCTTTAATACTTCAGAATACGAGGAGTGTCCGGACTGGAATTGCAGTATAGTTGAAGTAAGTAACATATTCTGTGTACTCAACTCTCCCTCTCCAGGAATATATAATCCATCTAACCTCAGGGATCCTAAGAACAAGAGACCTCTTTGCGATAATACTAAAGTTGACACGGATGGGTATTATGTTAATACCAACCTTGGTTTATCGCCAGGTGAGAAGGTGCTATTTGAGCCAGTGCCTGTGCTCGAAGTCGATCTTCTTGACTGCGCCAATATACCCCAGGATTTTACTTGGTACACCAATGATGATTTCAAGGACTCGAAGAACAAAGACATTCTTTCAAAGTCTGGTAAGAAACTAGATCCAATATCTATATGTAAAGAGGGGGTAGATCTAGAGGTAAAGCGTGGTAACACTATGATACCTCTTCAGATTCCAGCGGCTACAACGGATGGTCTAAAGTATTCTGCGATAGTTGATAATGGCTATACGCCAAGGAGTAATAGAGTTATTGTCGGTGAATCAACTGGAGGATGGATAGACGCTGCTGAGGTAGATATGCGATTTGCTATTCCTTCCATATTGTCTGATTCCTCCTTTTGCAATGTTGCCTTCGGTGATCAGTCGAGCTTGGATCCAAGAAAGGAAATGAAGCAGATGAGTCCAGAATACAAATATTTCAGTCAATCCACCGGATGCGATAAAACGAAAATTGCACAGTTGAAAAGATTCAATACGTATAAAGTGAATCGGATGTGTGGCAACTTGAAGTCAGATGGGCCATACGGAAATGGTATCTACAGCATCAGGTATGATGAGATTGTAGATCCTAGTAATCCATGTTTCCGTGGTCGCAGAAGAAATAATTCAGGCGCAGAGAGAGCTTGGGCTGATCTATTGGTAGCGAAAATAGGTAAGCCGCGTAGTTCGAGATTCACTCTTCAGACTTTCAATGATGAGGCACAGCAATGCATATACAGTACCGGAAATGGATCAAACACAGCTGCAAATGTAAAAAAATGTATTGATATTAACCAATACAATGGCAAGATACCATCTTTGGAATTATACGAATGGTATACTGTTCCGGATAATGTTGCCCCGGGAAGTCCATTGTTAATGGGCATTGCAGGAAAGCCCGGATTGTACTCTAAGAACATATATTCTGGATATCGTATTCGTGTCAGAAAATCTTGCTCCCATCAGAACGGTGAAAATCTGTATATTTACATTGGCAATACCCCTCCAACTGTTGCACCTGGACCAGGGCAATCGAATGTACATAGCTTGCATTTCAAAAGTGATGCCAAAAAAAGAGCTGTCATTAATCCAGACTCGGTAGATCCAGGGACTTATAGCATCTCCCTTAAAGGTAGCGGGAAGGTCTATCTGGGTGTATATGGAGCGTCTACAAGTAGTGTCGCCGCTGCAGTGAAAACAGGTAAATACTTAATCAGCGACGATAACAAGTATCGAGTCGAAATAACGACAGAAGAATGGTATCCAAATTTTTCTGGACCGTTTCAGGAGATCTATAAGAGAATCATGCGCTTATTCTACGGGAGAAGCGACATCGGTACGACTGGCCTTCCTCGTTCTGATGGGATCATTGTTCAAATATATAAGTTGGTTGCTGAAAGGCTTGCACCATCTGTTCAGCCATTTATTGTCCTTTACCTTATCACGTATGGGCTTTCCTTCTTACTTGGAATCATAAGAGATCCGAGATCAGATGTTGTAATGCGTGTCGCGAAAATTGCCTTTATTCTACTTCTGGTGAGTGATTATAGTTGGCATTTCTTTGGAGAGACAATTTTTAATTTGTTTATCAACTCCTCAAATGAATTGATATACTATTTCACGGGCAACTTGAGCGGCAAGTATGCTCCAGATAATACATTTGAGTTCCTAGATAGAACCGCAGGTGTGATTTTAACAAATCAATTCTGGTTAAGGATGCTAGCTCTCTTTCTAGCCGGACCTGCAGGATGGTTGGTAATGGCAATTATTCTCTGGGGTGTGTTCCTATTTTTTAGTTGCATCATTGAGGCAATGATTGTGTATCTGATGATTCTCATTGCTACTGGACTACTTTTTTTACTTGCTCCTCTATTTATTGCTTTTCTCCTCTTTCAGAGAACCAAACCATTATTCGAGGGTTGGTTGAAAATGTTGATTTCTTTTGCTTTGCGTCCAATTTTCATCTTTGGGACTCTGGCGCTCTTAAATGCGATAATGATGGCAGCTTTATATGGTATTAATAATTTTGGCGTTTGTCCTGGATGCATACTTTCAACAGATATATTCGGGGATGACTTGTGTATTATTAGGAGCCTTGTACCCTTAGGGTTTGATGCTGAAATGATGATAGAAGGCCGGGTTCCACTGGTTACAGGTGAAGCTAGGACCCATTTTATGGGCTTACCATTATCATTTATTGTAGTGATTGTCTTTCTCCTAGTTGCGCATGCAATGAAGAGTTTCCTTAAAATTACTGATTCCATGGTGGACATGATCACTAATACAATGATGGGTTACACTGGAAGTGCAGGTGGTGGCAGTCCTTCTGATGCTGGGCATCAAGCTTACCAAGCGATGTTATCTGTCGTTGGCATGGACGATGCGACGCAGTCTGAGATAAAACGAGCAGTTGGTGGTTATGCACGTAGTAAACGCAATATTGAATTAAAAGCAGTGGAACCAGGGAAAGTAGGTCAAGTCGATAATAAAGCTCCCGATAATGACGGTGCAGATGGTGTCCCTAGGAAAGATGTCGAGGGAAAACCCGATGTCAAATTAGAGGCAGCAGACAAAGGGAAAACAATAGAAAATCCTATTTACGAGTCTGGTGATCCAGTACAGGGAGCAGAAAGTACCGAGAATCCTTACTCGCTACGAGGTGCCGAAGGTCAAGAGGAGCCTATCTATGCTACTGTAGATAAACCTAAGACCGGGGAAGGTATGGTAGAAAATCCTATTTACGAGTCTGGTGATCCAGTACAGGGAGCAGAAAGTACCGAGAATCCTTACTCGCTACGAGGTGCCGAAGGTCAAGAGGAGCCTATCTATGCTACTGTAGATAAACCTAAGACCGGGGAAGGTATGGTAGAAAATCCTATTTACGAGTCTGGTGATCCAGTACAGGGAGCAGAAAGTACCGAGAATCCTTACTCGCTACGAGGTGCCGAAGGTCAAGAGGAGCCTATCTATGCTACTGTAGATAAACCTAAGACCGGGGAAGGTATGGTAGAAAATCCTATTTACGAGTCTGGTGATCCAGTACAGGGAGCAGAAAGTACCGAGAATCCTTACTCGCTACGAGGTGCCGAAGGTCAAGAGGAGCCTATCTATGCTACTGTAGATAAACCTAAGACCGGGGAAGGTATGGTAGAAAATCCTATTTACGAGTCTGGTGATCCAGTACAGGGAGCAGAAAGTACCGAGAATCCGCAAAAAGATAGTCAAGAGGGCGACGGTGACGATGAAGGTAAATAG
- a CDS encoding type IV secretion system protein: protein MQVVQVAPLIKIGGGIALRSIDRYGRFSICLLVFMLALSGCGGECISTTDSSELEGGSLKICSNPNDVSREGCLEYMTSAEGSHDDTLGYWVKTNIELEDGNVFEYQLQESEDYAFCDPPCPDHCFDEQSKNLCDTNSCKAIDLDFPNIKEVNLSVLPGDELLIGLRPALNPGIVNSAICEGKDPRVYIGNYGDCINQKGEPYSSLIALGHNSVVNLDTPLAEFKVMYSLDPLRLFNWEGPIFRSDVCKAVLFGDSEAKEAAKEYAAVIDILKRKIAGNQLYRYCKKFMEDAGHVVVQAYEPIVENDEDSKSVVLRGLEIIGYRGNHAFYLCPSFRIPGLCQRATSGFFENRPTLFLNTFFPVTEVFEKFRFSFLNIGSNFNAHGMFYLKVSRKCKNPGASAVNVYIGNAPPSFKPSVSNNSGTLVKPNTPVTAGEGSFVYVGIADPRGNKKVESRGYVLLEYQVKREKIIRIFSKATNTIKSKIIRILYNRTVDESGKFSDDNPGGAVGTVYKAIAGGVLIKAVQASIVLYMTVYGLAFLFGLVKTPQADLIVFLVKLGIVAVLFGPNSWKFFNEHLFALFVEGSSQLINYVSGDDSGVDLAFLDRVLSPFGSQRNWARIFSFLFSGGLGILYFVFIIVGLILIVKAMFTIIIAYFMSIVMVAILLCLAPIFISMIFFKRTKAIFDNWIKNLAQVSITPVITFAAFALLSEVALGIVAALFNFQICPVCVIEPQLLLFKFCLLAVYLPTSYDAGGGILAAQNAGGMPVGIGLVIAFLVISNAIMAFASHASILSSSIFGAIASDTTIPAEQFMDSMKAIVGQDSQAKYQKAEAQHRKSLDGEKDEPEEPPKRKR from the coding sequence ATGCAGGTGGTGCAGGTGGCGCCGTTGATTAAGATCGGTGGAGGTATTGCTTTGAGGTCTATAGATCGGTATGGGCGCTTTTCCATATGTCTACTGGTCTTCATGCTTGCCCTATCTGGATGCGGTGGGGAATGCATATCCACTACTGACTCCAGCGAATTAGAAGGAGGTAGTTTAAAAATCTGTTCCAACCCGAACGATGTTTCACGTGAGGGTTGTTTGGAATATATGACGTCTGCCGAAGGTTCGCACGATGATACCTTGGGGTATTGGGTGAAAACAAATATAGAACTCGAAGATGGAAATGTATTTGAATATCAGCTTCAAGAATCCGAGGATTATGCTTTCTGTGATCCTCCTTGTCCTGATCACTGTTTTGATGAACAAAGTAAGAACCTTTGTGATACCAACAGTTGTAAGGCTATAGATCTCGACTTCCCAAATATTAAAGAGGTGAATCTATCAGTGCTTCCCGGCGATGAGCTGCTTATAGGGCTAAGACCAGCACTAAATCCTGGTATTGTGAATAGCGCAATCTGTGAGGGAAAAGATCCGCGAGTCTATATCGGGAACTATGGGGACTGCATAAACCAAAAAGGTGAACCGTATAGTAGCTTAATTGCTCTGGGACATAACTCAGTTGTTAACTTGGATACTCCTCTAGCAGAGTTCAAGGTCATGTACTCCTTAGATCCACTACGGTTGTTTAACTGGGAAGGCCCGATTTTTAGAAGTGATGTATGTAAAGCAGTCCTTTTTGGTGACAGCGAAGCGAAGGAGGCGGCTAAAGAATATGCTGCAGTTATAGATATACTAAAAAGAAAAATAGCTGGCAACCAACTCTACCGCTATTGTAAGAAATTCATGGAAGATGCGGGTCATGTAGTTGTTCAGGCCTATGAGCCAATTGTTGAGAATGATGAAGATTCGAAAAGTGTTGTACTACGTGGATTGGAGATTATAGGATACAGGGGTAACCACGCATTTTATCTATGTCCTAGTTTTAGGATTCCTGGTCTATGTCAACGTGCGACCTCGGGATTTTTTGAGAATCGGCCAACCCTGTTCCTAAATACATTTTTCCCAGTAACAGAGGTTTTTGAAAAGTTCAGGTTTAGCTTCCTAAATATAGGAAGTAATTTCAATGCTCATGGTATGTTCTACTTGAAGGTCAGCAGAAAATGTAAAAATCCTGGTGCATCTGCGGTAAACGTATACATAGGGAATGCTCCGCCTTCGTTTAAGCCGTCTGTTTCAAATAACAGCGGTACACTCGTAAAGCCTAATACTCCTGTTACCGCTGGTGAGGGGAGTTTCGTATATGTTGGTATTGCTGATCCTAGGGGTAATAAAAAAGTGGAGAGTCGCGGATATGTGCTGCTGGAGTATCAGGTCAAGCGCGAAAAGATAATCAGGATTTTCAGTAAGGCGACCAATACTATCAAAAGTAAAATTATCAGGATCCTATACAATAGGACGGTTGATGAGTCCGGCAAATTTAGTGACGACAATCCTGGAGGTGCTGTAGGGACTGTATATAAAGCAATTGCAGGAGGTGTTTTAATCAAGGCTGTTCAGGCGTCTATAGTCCTCTACATGACAGTGTATGGTTTGGCATTTCTGTTTGGACTCGTCAAAACGCCTCAGGCAGATTTGATCGTCTTCCTAGTGAAATTAGGGATAGTCGCTGTTTTATTCGGGCCGAATAGTTGGAAGTTTTTCAATGAACACCTTTTTGCACTGTTTGTTGAGGGCTCGAGCCAATTGATAAATTACGTATCGGGAGATGATAGTGGCGTTGATCTTGCGTTCCTTGACAGAGTGCTATCTCCATTTGGTTCGCAGCGAAACTGGGCGAGGATTTTTAGCTTTTTGTTCTCAGGCGGTCTGGGTATCCTGTATTTTGTCTTCATAATTGTTGGTCTGATACTGATAGTCAAGGCAATGTTCACGATCATCATTGCATACTTCATGTCTATAGTGATGGTAGCGATACTGCTATGTCTTGCACCAATATTCATTTCAATGATTTTCTTTAAAAGGACTAAGGCCATCTTTGATAACTGGATCAAGAACCTAGCACAAGTCTCTATCACTCCTGTGATTACATTTGCCGCGTTTGCACTTTTATCTGAAGTAGCTTTGGGTATAGTAGCTGCCCTTTTCAATTTTCAGATTTGTCCTGTGTGCGTGATTGAGCCGCAACTATTATTGTTCAAATTCTGTCTGCTGGCTGTGTACTTGCCTACTTCTTATGACGCAGGTGGTGGAATATTAGCTGCTCAGAATGCAGGAGGTATGCCAGTAGGAATAGGCTTGGTGATAGCATTTCTTGTCATTAGTAATGCAATTATGGCGTTTGCCTCACATGCCTCTATTTTATCTAGTTCGATTTTTGGGGCTATTGCATCCGATACTACAATCCCAGCTGAGCAGTTCATGGACAGCATGAAGGCAATAGTAGGGCAGGACTCTCAGGCTAAGTATCAGAAAGCAGAAGCTCAACATAGGAAGAGCTTAGATGGAGAGAAAGATGAGCCTGAAGAGCCACCGAAGCGTAAGAGATAG
- a CDS encoding type IV secretion system protein, whose translation MASDFLRTSKGVELKMRLFFRGLLFLLALNLLDNNILFLKSGFLFPFAYAEEVKPPKVGPGEASYPECGSDVGLALIGLIAGVVGGMILLIGSSGLMIVVALGMIAGAIAAAMQLVGCLWSFVRNPVLRTSAGGYKYCQEDGKASAQGFCPEEKRAYCGTKKTDKINENATGCTYAWPRNKAENGKYIEICYREPFDWGYISRVGEETPLDERELKFTAINLGILGGKEKIQSLEKLLDMKQRVSMRSIQCVTLKHGESSKIGPYIFSAEYEGSKICGYVTFSRRVKVGCHLRDPVGPAPMCIKSKPIYDPDDPERVIGYNNDACFNCYISNACYGVTGLLAKSKFPMTSLVVQCIRESLRNILVSDCKGGDETGFLISAQQKLRSAVEAVLVLAVLLFGFKLLTGGVGGIQEWTILVMKIAAIAYFTIGDGMIVYYDRLLALSTGLADIVASAGGKQDICDFKSADYNQLVVVKALTQKERVCLEAFYRSGRSQDISQLSEFIKSGRVECSTLSPGTSGSYDIFSKIERKNLSYLALWDRLDCRITFYLGSSLGNPSVGLADAATSMTAGAISAMGGGIFIVPVLVLALLFAGQVVIALLVLLYVILILLIILWITHLFILAIIALTILILFSPIFIPMLLFQVTKPFFEGWLKEVMAYSLYPIVLFGFLALVFSVFDKLYFDDLAFMRVQKDDGVRSYFSYQLSDPEQCNGRTPDGELRKFSVLACIIDGMALSSKPLVFGVFVTSTGVDSAATSALWIKLGMMALMLFLFFHFLGILGGLAAELVGNFRADLSRHVSNPQATARKLAAVSLNAAKGATDGAKNIANKIKGRSGAKSADTAKGTNRPGSASNAGGAGGAVD comes from the coding sequence GTGGCTTCCGATTTTTTACGAACAAGCAAAGGAGTTGAGTTGAAAATGAGGCTTTTTTTCAGAGGTCTACTCTTTTTACTAGCTCTTAACCTCTTGGATAATAATATCCTTTTTTTGAAAAGTGGCTTTTTATTTCCTTTCGCGTATGCCGAGGAGGTAAAACCACCAAAAGTAGGACCAGGTGAAGCATCTTATCCAGAATGCGGTTCGGATGTTGGTCTTGCTTTGATAGGCTTAATAGCAGGAGTAGTAGGTGGGATGATACTGCTTATTGGGAGTAGTGGACTGATGATAGTAGTAGCCTTAGGTATGATAGCGGGGGCTATAGCTGCTGCTATGCAGCTTGTGGGATGTCTCTGGTCGTTTGTACGAAATCCTGTTCTGAGGACTTCAGCCGGTGGATATAAGTATTGTCAGGAAGACGGTAAGGCCAGTGCTCAGGGGTTCTGCCCTGAAGAAAAAAGGGCTTATTGTGGTACGAAGAAAACTGATAAAATCAATGAAAATGCGACAGGTTGTACATATGCTTGGCCCCGTAATAAGGCGGAAAATGGTAAATATATTGAGATATGTTACAGGGAGCCCTTTGATTGGGGATACATTAGCAGGGTTGGAGAAGAAACTCCGTTAGACGAAAGAGAGCTGAAGTTTACAGCGATCAATCTCGGTATACTAGGAGGTAAGGAAAAAATCCAGAGTCTGGAGAAGCTGCTGGATATGAAGCAAAGAGTAAGTATGCGCTCAATACAATGTGTGACCCTCAAGCATGGAGAGAGTAGTAAAATAGGTCCATATATTTTCTCTGCTGAATATGAGGGTAGCAAAATTTGTGGATATGTGACTTTTTCCAGAAGAGTAAAAGTAGGATGTCATTTAAGAGATCCTGTTGGTCCCGCGCCTATGTGTATCAAGTCCAAGCCGATTTACGATCCGGACGATCCTGAAAGAGTAATAGGTTATAATAACGACGCTTGTTTTAACTGCTACATTAGTAATGCTTGTTATGGCGTGACAGGTTTGCTTGCCAAGTCCAAATTTCCTATGACTTCTTTGGTTGTGCAGTGCATAAGGGAATCCCTAAGGAATATTTTGGTTTCCGACTGTAAGGGTGGTGATGAAACAGGATTCCTTATCAGCGCGCAACAAAAGCTGAGAAGTGCTGTGGAAGCAGTATTAGTGCTAGCTGTATTATTATTTGGTTTTAAGCTTCTGACGGGAGGTGTTGGAGGTATACAAGAGTGGACGATACTTGTAATGAAAATCGCGGCTATTGCTTATTTCACTATAGGCGACGGGATGATTGTTTACTATGATAGGCTGCTTGCGCTTTCTACTGGATTAGCGGATATCGTTGCCAGCGCCGGTGGTAAACAGGACATATGTGATTTTAAATCAGCTGATTACAATCAGCTTGTGGTCGTTAAAGCTTTGACTCAAAAAGAAAGAGTATGTCTTGAAGCGTTTTATAGATCAGGTAGATCTCAGGATATAAGTCAGCTTAGTGAGTTTATAAAGTCGGGTAGAGTGGAGTGTAGTACCTTATCCCCCGGCACGAGCGGGAGTTACGATATATTTTCCAAGATAGAGCGTAAGAACTTATCTTATCTTGCCCTCTGGGATCGTCTGGATTGTAGGATCACTTTTTATTTAGGAAGTTCTCTCGGAAACCCTTCAGTGGGTTTGGCAGATGCTGCGACATCTATGACGGCTGGCGCCATAAGTGCGATGGGAGGTGGTATTTTCATAGTACCAGTCTTGGTTCTAGCGCTTCTATTTGCTGGTCAAGTTGTCATCGCATTACTGGTGCTGCTCTACGTGATATTGATACTCCTTATTATTCTTTGGATCACACATCTCTTTATCTTAGCAATCATAGCATTGACGATACTGATTCTTTTCTCCCCGATCTTTATTCCGATGCTTTTGTTCCAAGTAACTAAACCTTTCTTCGAGGGGTGGCTGAAGGAAGTCATGGCTTACTCATTGTATCCAATAGTATTGTTCGGGTTTCTAGCTTTGGTGTTTTCAGTCTTCGATAAGCTCTACTTTGATGATCTAGCTTTCATGAGAGTCCAGAAGGACGATGGTGTTAGGAGTTACTTTTCTTACCAACTCTCGGATCCAGAGCAATGTAACGGGCGTACCCCTGATGGGGAATTAAGGAAGTTCTCAGTTCTTGCGTGCATTATTGATGGAATGGCTCTGAGCAGTAAACCATTGGTTTTTGGTGTTTTTGTGACTTCTACCGGAGTTGATAGTGCCGCAACTAGCGCTCTCTGGATTAAGCTGGGTATGATGGCATTAATGCTATTTTTATTTTTCCATTTTCTAGGTATTTTAGGTGGTCTAGCGGCCGAACTAGTTGGTAACTTCAGAGCTGATTTGTCTAGACATGTAAGTAATCCTCAGGCTACCGCAAGGAAGTTGGCTGCTGTTTCGCTCAATGCTGCGAAAGGCGCAACTGATGGAGCTAAGAATATCGCTAACAAAATCAAAGGTCGTAGTGGAGCTAAGAGTGCTGATACTGCTAAAGGAACTAATAGACCTGGTAGTGCAAGCAATGCAGGTGGTGCAGGTGGCGCCGTTGATTAA